The following are from one region of the Streptomyces tuirus genome:
- a CDS encoding pseudouridine synthase codes for MRSSSGRNSSGNNGGSRGGNSGGRGGSGGGRGNFRGAGNNRDDKQGSGRPKKPRPEERRYDVGPGATKDGPKAGRGGAARGGAKGGPKQSQRPGRTTPARPREYEAQVEERNRDRYAGKKEVKLPKTFPGAEQEGERLQKVLARAGFGSRRSCEELIEQARVEINGEIVLEQGRRVDPEKDEIKVDGLTVATQSYQFFSLNKPAGVVSTMEDPEGRQCLGDYVTNRETRLFHVGRLDTETEGVILLTNHGELAHRLTHPKYGVKKTYLAHIVGPIPRDLGKQLKDGIQLEDGYARADHFRVVQQTGKNYLVEVTLHEGRKHIVRRMLAEAGFPVDKLVRVSFGPITLGDQKSGWLRRLSNTEVGMLMQEVDL; via the coding sequence ATGCGAAGCAGCAGCGGCAGGAACAGCAGCGGAAACAACGGCGGGAGCCGTGGTGGCAACAGCGGCGGCCGCGGCGGGAGTGGTGGTGGTCGCGGCAACTTCCGCGGCGCCGGCAACAACCGCGACGACAAGCAGGGCAGCGGCCGTCCGAAGAAGCCGCGCCCGGAGGAGCGGCGCTACGACGTGGGCCCCGGGGCGACGAAGGACGGCCCCAAGGCCGGGCGTGGCGGTGCCGCGCGCGGCGGCGCCAAGGGCGGCCCCAAGCAGTCCCAGAGGCCGGGGCGTACGACCCCGGCGCGCCCGCGTGAGTACGAGGCGCAGGTCGAGGAGCGCAACCGCGACCGGTACGCCGGGAAGAAGGAGGTCAAGCTCCCCAAGACCTTCCCCGGCGCCGAGCAGGAGGGCGAGCGGCTGCAGAAGGTCCTCGCCCGCGCGGGCTTCGGCTCCCGGCGTTCCTGCGAGGAGCTGATCGAGCAGGCCCGGGTCGAGATCAACGGCGAGATCGTCCTGGAGCAGGGGCGGCGCGTCGACCCGGAGAAGGACGAGATCAAGGTCGACGGCCTGACCGTCGCCACGCAGAGCTACCAGTTCTTCTCGCTCAACAAGCCCGCCGGTGTCGTGTCCACGATGGAGGACCCGGAGGGCCGGCAGTGCCTCGGTGACTACGTCACCAACCGCGAGACCCGGCTCTTCCACGTCGGCCGGCTCGACACCGAGACCGAGGGCGTCATCCTGCTCACCAACCACGGCGAGCTGGCCCACCGGCTGACCCACCCGAAGTACGGCGTGAAGAAGACCTACCTCGCGCACATCGTCGGGCCCATCCCGCGTGACCTGGGCAAGCAGCTCAAGGACGGCATCCAGCTGGAGGACGGCTACGCCCGCGCCGACCACTTCCGCGTCGTCCAGCAGACCGGCAAGAACTACCTCGTCGAGGTCACCCTCCACGAGGGCCGCAAGCACATCGTGCGCCGGATGCTCGCGGAGGCCGGCTTCCCGGTCGACAAGCTGGTCCGGGTCTCCTTCGGGCCGATCACGCTGGGCGACCAGAAGTCGGGCTGGCTGCGGCGGCTGTCCAACACCGAGGTCGGCATGCTGATGCAGGAAGTCGACCTCTAG
- the scpB gene encoding SMC-Scp complex subunit ScpB — MSERVTDLPAGAPGVAGLDLKPALEAVLMVVDEPATEEHLAKVLERPKRQIAEALRELADEYTVQGRGFELRYVANGWRFYTRAAYAPAVERFVLDGQQARLTQAALETLAVVAYRQPVSRSRVSAVRGVNCDGVMRTLLQRGLIEEAGTEPETGAILYRTTNYFLERMGLRGLDELPELAPFLPEAEAIEAETQEGVPSFDPDAPDDDAPGRPVNPGTDDEDDQTEL; from the coding sequence GTGAGTGAGCGAGTGACCGACCTGCCGGCCGGGGCACCCGGCGTCGCCGGTCTCGATCTGAAACCGGCTCTGGAGGCCGTCCTCATGGTCGTGGACGAGCCCGCGACCGAGGAGCACCTCGCGAAGGTACTGGAGCGGCCGAAGCGGCAGATCGCCGAGGCCCTGCGCGAGCTGGCCGACGAGTACACCGTCCAGGGCCGCGGTTTCGAGCTGCGGTACGTCGCGAACGGCTGGCGCTTCTACACGCGGGCCGCCTACGCACCGGCCGTCGAGCGCTTCGTCCTGGACGGCCAGCAGGCCCGCCTCACCCAGGCCGCCCTGGAGACCCTGGCGGTCGTCGCCTACCGGCAGCCGGTCAGCCGCAGCCGGGTCTCGGCCGTGCGCGGAGTCAACTGCGACGGTGTCATGCGCACCCTCCTCCAGCGCGGTCTGATAGAGGAGGCGGGCACGGAACCCGAAACAGGTGCGATCCTGTACAGGACGACGAACTACTTCCTGGAGCGGATGGGCCTGCGCGGTCTGGACGAGCTCCCGGAGCTCGCGCCCTTCCTCCCGGAGGCGGAGGCGATCGAGGCCGAGACCCAGGAAGGCGTACCGTCGTTCGACCCGGACGCGCCTGACGACGACGCGCCGGGCCGCCCGGTGAACCCGGGGACCGACGACGAAGACGACCAGACGGAACTTTGA
- a CDS encoding segregation and condensation protein A: MPESEGVARAGLADPVAEPVTGRAGSLEAAVTGPVDAAGPVVLPAGQAVPEEVSASAPGSPAPAGDAGAAADDGVFKVRLANFEGPFDLLLQLISRHKMDVTEVALSKVTDEFMAHIRAMGPDWDLDETTEFLVVAATLLDLKAARLLPAAEVEDEGDLALLEARDLLFARLLQYRAYKQIADIFSGRLDDEARRYPRTVGLEAHHAELLPDVVISIGAEGFAKLAVKAMQPRPKPQVYVDHIHAPLVSVQEQARLVVARLRELGEASFQVLVADTDDTLTVVARFLALLELYREKAVALEQETALGDLLVRWTGGDGDETPTVTDEFDRPPEPPKEEKKA, encoded by the coding sequence TTGCCCGAGAGCGAGGGTGTGGCGCGGGCGGGGCTCGCCGACCCAGTGGCCGAGCCCGTGACCGGGCGGGCCGGATCCCTGGAAGCCGCGGTCACGGGGCCGGTGGACGCGGCCGGACCTGTGGTGCTGCCTGCGGGCCAGGCCGTGCCCGAGGAGGTTTCCGCGTCCGCCCCGGGCTCCCCGGCCCCTGCCGGGGACGCCGGCGCGGCGGCCGATGACGGGGTCTTCAAGGTTCGGCTCGCCAACTTCGAGGGGCCCTTCGATCTGCTGCTGCAGTTGATCTCGCGGCACAAGATGGACGTCACCGAGGTTGCGCTGTCGAAGGTGACCGATGAGTTCATGGCCCACATCCGGGCGATGGGGCCGGACTGGGACCTGGACGAGACCACCGAGTTCCTGGTCGTCGCCGCCACCCTGCTCGATCTGAAGGCCGCGCGGCTGCTGCCCGCCGCCGAGGTGGAGGACGAGGGCGATCTCGCGCTGCTCGAAGCGCGGGACCTGCTGTTCGCGCGGCTGCTGCAGTACCGCGCGTACAAGCAGATCGCCGACATCTTCAGCGGGCGGCTCGACGACGAGGCCCGCCGCTACCCCCGTACCGTCGGCCTCGAAGCGCACCACGCCGAGCTGCTGCCCGACGTCGTCATCAGCATCGGGGCGGAAGGGTTCGCCAAGCTCGCCGTGAAGGCGATGCAGCCGCGGCCCAAGCCGCAGGTCTACGTGGACCACATCCACGCCCCGCTGGTCAGCGTGCAGGAGCAGGCGCGGCTCGTCGTGGCCCGGCTCAGGGAGCTGGGCGAGGCCAGTTTCCAGGTCCTCGTGGCGGACACCGACGACACCCTGACCGTCGTGGCGAGGTTCCTCGCGCTGCTGGAGCTGTACCGCGAGAAGGCCGTCGCGCTGGAGCAGGAGACCGCGCTCGGGGACCTGCTCGTGCGATGGACCGGCGGGGACGGGGACGAGACCCCGACCGTCACCGACGAGTTCGACCGGCCGCCCGAGCCGCCGAAGGAGGAGAAGAAGGCGTGA
- a CDS encoding ParA family protein → MPARDQEPAGFAAVGSVAVRTFAAHQSQQATHTAHQKMDGHHVNAMAGDGSGAPHNHFADYDELPEGHFYDPDAEYEPDPEYAATLAPDAARQRRERVGPTGRPLPYFPIPGPLPEHGPAKIIAMCNQKGGVGKTTSTINLGAALAEYGRRVLLVDFDPQGALSVGLGVNPMELDLTVYNLLMERGMAADEVLLKTAVPNMDLLPSNIDLSAAEVQLVSEVARESTLQRALKPLLPDYDFIVIDCQPSLGLLTVNALTAAHKVIVPLECEFFALRGVALLTETIEKVQERLNPELELDGILATMYDSRTVHSREVLARVVEAFDDHVYHTVIGRTVRFPETTVAGEPITTYASNSVGAAAYRQLAREVLARCHAE, encoded by the coding sequence ATGCCTGCACGGGACCAGGAGCCCGCGGGGTTCGCGGCTGTCGGCTCCGTCGCTGTGCGCACCTTCGCAGCCCACCAGAGTCAGCAGGCGACTCACACAGCACACCAGAAGATGGATGGCCATCACGTGAACGCCATGGCCGGCGACGGAAGTGGCGCGCCCCACAACCACTTCGCCGACTACGACGAACTGCCCGAGGGGCACTTCTACGACCCCGACGCGGAGTACGAGCCCGATCCCGAGTACGCGGCCACTCTCGCGCCCGACGCGGCCAGACAGCGCCGTGAGCGCGTCGGCCCGACCGGGCGTCCGCTGCCGTACTTCCCGATCCCGGGCCCGCTGCCCGAGCACGGGCCCGCGAAGATCATCGCGATGTGCAACCAGAAGGGCGGCGTCGGCAAGACCACGTCGACCATCAACCTGGGTGCCGCGCTCGCGGAGTACGGACGCCGGGTCCTGCTCGTGGACTTCGACCCGCAGGGCGCGCTGTCGGTCGGACTCGGCGTCAATCCGATGGAGCTCGACCTCACCGTCTACAACCTGCTCATGGAACGGGGCATGGCGGCCGACGAGGTGCTGCTGAAGACGGCGGTCCCCAACATGGACCTGCTGCCCAGCAACATCGACCTGTCGGCGGCCGAGGTCCAGCTGGTCTCCGAGGTCGCCCGCGAGTCGACGCTGCAGCGCGCCCTGAAGCCGCTGCTGCCCGACTACGACTTCATCGTCATCGACTGCCAGCCCTCGCTCGGCCTGCTCACGGTGAACGCCCTGACGGCCGCGCACAAGGTGATAGTGCCTCTGGAGTGCGAGTTCTTCGCGCTGCGTGGTGTGGCCCTGCTGACGGAGACCATCGAGAAGGTCCAGGAGCGGCTCAACCCGGAGCTGGAGCTCGACGGCATCCTCGCCACGATGTACGACTCGCGTACGGTGCACAGCCGTGAGGTGCTCGCGCGTGTGGTCGAGGCGTTCGACGACCACGTCTACCACACGGTCATCGGGCGCACGGTCCGCTTCCCGGAGACCACGGTCGCCGGCGAGCCGATCACCACGTACGCCTCCAACTCCGTCGGTGCCGCCGCCTATCGCCAGCTCGCCAGGGAGGTGCTCGCCCGGTGTCACGCCGAGTGA
- the ald gene encoding alanine dehydrogenase, producing MIDVKVGIPREVKNNEFRVAITPAGVHELVRHGHQVVIERGAGVGSSIPDTEYVAAGAQILDTADEVWAAADLLLKVKEPVAEEYHRLRKDQTLFTYLHLAASKECTDALLESGTTAIAYETVELPSRALPLLAPMSEVAGRLAPQVGAYHLMRANGGRGVLPGGVPGVLAGRAVVIGGGVSGWNAAQIAIGMGFHVTLLDKDINKLREADKIFGTKIQTVVSNAFELEKACLEADLVIGAVLIPGAKAPKLVSNELVSRMKPGSVLVDIAIDQGGCFEDSRPTTHAEPTFPVHNSVFYCVANMPGAVPNTSTYALTNATLPYIVELANHGWVDALRRDPALAKGLNTHDGKVVYREVAEAHGVEHVELTSLLG from the coding sequence GTGATCGACGTGAAGGTCGGCATCCCCCGCGAGGTCAAGAACAACGAGTTCCGGGTGGCCATCACCCCCGCCGGCGTGCACGAGCTGGTGCGCCACGGCCACCAGGTCGTCATCGAGCGTGGCGCCGGCGTCGGCTCCTCGATCCCCGACACCGAGTACGTCGCCGCCGGTGCGCAGATCCTGGACACCGCCGACGAGGTGTGGGCCGCCGCCGACCTGCTGCTGAAGGTCAAGGAGCCGGTCGCCGAGGAGTACCACCGCCTCCGCAAGGACCAGACGCTCTTCACCTACCTGCACCTGGCCGCCTCCAAGGAGTGCACGGACGCCCTCCTGGAGTCCGGCACCACCGCCATCGCCTACGAGACCGTCGAGCTGCCCAGCCGCGCGCTGCCGCTGCTCGCCCCGATGTCCGAGGTCGCGGGCCGGCTGGCCCCGCAGGTCGGCGCCTACCACCTGATGCGCGCCAACGGTGGCCGCGGTGTGCTGCCCGGCGGTGTCCCCGGCGTGCTGGCCGGCCGCGCCGTCGTGATCGGCGGCGGTGTCTCCGGCTGGAACGCCGCGCAGATCGCCATCGGCATGGGCTTCCACGTGACCCTGCTCGACAAGGACATCAACAAGCTCCGCGAGGCGGACAAGATCTTCGGCACGAAGATCCAGACCGTCGTCTCCAACGCCTTCGAGCTGGAGAAGGCCTGCCTGGAGGCCGACCTCGTCATCGGCGCCGTGCTGATCCCGGGCGCCAAGGCCCCGAAGCTCGTCAGCAACGAGCTCGTCTCGCGGATGAAGCCCGGAAGTGTCCTTGTCGACATCGCGATCGACCAGGGCGGCTGCTTCGAGGACTCCCGTCCGACCACCCACGCCGAGCCGACCTTCCCGGTGCACAACTCGGTCTTCTACTGCGTCGCCAACATGCCCGGCGCGGTGCCGAACACCTCCACCTACGCGCTGACCAACGCGACGCTGCCGTACATCGTCGAACTGGCCAACCACGGCTGGGTGGACGCGCTGCGCCGCGACCCGGCGCTGGCCAAGGGCCTCAACACGCATGACGGCAAGGTCGTTTACCGCGAGGTCGCGGAGGCGCACGGCGTGGAGCACGTGGAGCTGACCTCGCTGCTCGGCTGA
- a CDS encoding tetratricopeptide repeat protein, with translation MTDQVVETGDVRPAGRAAGEIEFLGRTRELKELRADIERAGLDTLAGRKAPRARVLLIAGRPGSGRTALAEELVRQVADRYPDGVLRTRLTEPGGTRVPVGRAARDLLTALGEQAPAGACEDDLTDALRTALADRRVLLLLDDAADAEQVDALLPDTPDCLVVAVSQGPLTGISDVRPCTLGGLDAKSGVELLTRHTGSVRITVDPRAAEGLAEECQGQPAALMLAGGWLAARPKAAVSDLAKQLRADDSEGTALTRVFRLAHAALPATAARMLRLLALAPAGLVDPQTASALVGSSVGSARTLLDDFVALGFLHAVDSPLPQYEVPGCLHPQLRILAEHHERPAELQLARARMLERTVRLLQACRAITETDSPQARQKLLDMPRALRFPTPRAAADWLRLTRPALLASARLAVADGELDTLARRLMSQLVRAMAAHIGTQAAAPDLYDIHHMVLGVAERRNLPRERAAALLNLGDLDARTGRTADALTRYRAALDAGREVNDPYATGRAMESVGGAYQDLDDFDRAADWFGRALVERLARGERAEAARLYGRIAAAHTFAGRYGEALRNWRAAIAGHRKNGDVAAQARALSELGRVQEYAGRPEESLRTCREAVEWARRAEDPRLQAALHLRLADTLEHLGDPASAALHRGAAERILGDSNLQNDPDACEIRTASVED, from the coding sequence GTGACGGATCAGGTCGTGGAGACAGGCGACGTGCGGCCGGCCGGGCGCGCTGCCGGAGAGATCGAGTTCCTGGGCCGCACACGGGAGTTGAAGGAGCTGCGCGCCGACATCGAGCGCGCCGGACTGGACACCCTGGCCGGCCGCAAGGCACCCCGCGCGCGCGTGCTGCTCATCGCCGGCCGGCCCGGCTCGGGCCGCACCGCACTCGCCGAGGAACTCGTACGGCAGGTCGCGGACCGTTACCCCGACGGGGTCCTGCGCACACGCCTCACCGAACCCGGCGGCACCCGCGTCCCCGTCGGACGCGCCGCCCGGGACCTCCTCACCGCCCTGGGCGAGCAGGCGCCGGCCGGGGCCTGCGAGGACGACCTCACCGACGCCCTGCGCACCGCCCTGGCCGACCGCCGGGTCCTGCTCCTGCTCGACGACGCGGCGGACGCCGAGCAGGTCGACGCCCTGCTGCCCGACACACCGGACTGCCTCGTCGTCGCGGTCTCCCAAGGCCCGCTGACCGGCATCTCCGACGTCCGTCCCTGCACCCTGGGCGGCCTGGACGCCAAGTCCGGGGTGGAGCTGCTGACCCGCCACACCGGCTCGGTCCGCATCACCGTCGACCCCCGGGCCGCCGAAGGCCTCGCCGAGGAGTGCCAGGGGCAGCCCGCCGCGCTGATGCTGGCGGGCGGCTGGCTCGCGGCCCGCCCCAAGGCCGCCGTCTCCGACCTCGCCAAGCAACTGCGCGCCGATGACTCCGAGGGCACCGCCCTGACCCGGGTCTTCCGGCTCGCGCACGCCGCCCTGCCCGCGACCGCGGCCCGGATGCTGCGCCTGCTCGCCCTCGCCCCGGCCGGGCTGGTCGACCCGCAGACCGCCTCCGCGCTCGTCGGCTCCTCGGTCGGCAGCGCCCGCACCCTCCTCGACGACTTCGTCGCCCTGGGCTTCCTGCACGCGGTGGACTCCCCGCTGCCGCAGTACGAGGTGCCCGGCTGCCTGCACCCGCAGTTGCGGATCCTCGCCGAGCACCACGAACGCCCCGCCGAGCTCCAGCTGGCCCGCGCCCGCATGCTGGAGCGCACCGTACGGCTGCTCCAGGCCTGCCGGGCCATCACCGAGACCGACAGCCCCCAGGCCCGTCAGAAGCTCCTCGACATGCCGCGCGCCCTGCGCTTCCCCACCCCGCGGGCCGCCGCCGACTGGCTGCGCCTGACCCGGCCCGCGCTGCTGGCCTCGGCCCGGCTCGCGGTCGCCGACGGTGAGCTCGACACCCTGGCCCGACGGCTCATGTCCCAGCTGGTCCGGGCCATGGCGGCCCACATCGGCACCCAGGCCGCCGCGCCCGACCTCTACGACATCCACCACATGGTCCTCGGCGTCGCCGAGCGGCGGAACCTGCCCCGCGAGCGCGCCGCCGCCCTGCTCAACCTCGGCGACCTCGACGCCCGCACCGGCCGCACGGCCGACGCGCTGACGCGCTACCGGGCCGCGCTGGACGCCGGGCGCGAGGTGAACGACCCGTACGCGACCGGCCGCGCGATGGAATCCGTAGGAGGCGCGTACCAGGACCTCGACGACTTCGACCGGGCCGCCGACTGGTTCGGCCGCGCCCTGGTCGAGCGGCTCGCACGGGGCGAGCGCGCGGAGGCCGCCCGGCTCTACGGGCGGATCGCCGCAGCCCACACCTTCGCCGGCCGCTACGGCGAGGCCCTGCGGAACTGGCGCGCGGCGATCGCCGGCCACCGCAAGAACGGCGACGTGGCCGCCCAGGCGCGGGCCCTGAGCGAGCTGGGGCGGGTCCAGGAGTACGCGGGCCGCCCGGAGGAGTCGCTGCGCACCTGCCGGGAGGCCGTGGAGTGGGCGCGGCGCGCCGAGGATCCGCGGTTGCAGGCGGCCCTGCATCTGCGGCTCGCCGACACCCTCGAACACCTCGGTGACCCTGCCTCGGCCGCGCTGCACCGGGGCGCCGCCGAGCGGATTCTCGGCGACTCAAACCTTCAAAACGACCCTGACGCCTGCGAAATCCGTACCGCATCAGTCGAAGATTGA
- a CDS encoding NUDIX domain-containing protein yields the protein MTIKDTPEEWEIRATATPFTGNKTSVRTDDVVMPDGTVVRRDYQVHPGSVAVLALDEADRVLVLRQYRHPVRHKLWEIPAGLLDVPGENPLHAAQRELYEEAHVKAEDWRVLTDVYTTPGGCDEAVRIFLARDLSEAEGERFAVEEEEADMELDRVPVADLVRGVLAGELHNNCLVVGVLSLVAARDGDGLDALRPAQAPWPARPFQA from the coding sequence ATGACGATCAAGGACACCCCGGAGGAGTGGGAGATCCGGGCGACGGCGACCCCCTTCACGGGCAACAAGACCTCCGTGCGCACCGACGACGTGGTCATGCCCGACGGCACCGTGGTCCGCCGTGACTACCAGGTCCACCCCGGCTCCGTGGCCGTCCTCGCCCTCGACGAGGCCGACCGCGTGCTGGTCCTGCGCCAGTACCGCCACCCCGTCCGCCACAAGCTCTGGGAGATCCCGGCCGGGCTGCTCGACGTCCCCGGCGAGAACCCGCTGCACGCCGCGCAGCGAGAGCTGTACGAGGAGGCGCACGTCAAGGCCGAGGACTGGCGGGTGCTGACCGACGTCTACACCACGCCCGGCGGCTGCGACGAGGCCGTGCGGATCTTCCTCGCGCGCGATCTGTCCGAGGCCGAGGGCGAGCGCTTCGCGGTCGAGGAGGAAGAGGCCGACATGGAACTCGACCGGGTGCCGGTCGCGGACCTCGTGCGGGGCGTGCTGGCCGGTGAGCTGCACAACAACTGTCTCGTCGTGGGCGTGCTGTCCCTGGTCGCCGCGCGCGACGGCGACGGTCTGGACGCGCTGCGCCCGGCCCAGGCGCCGTGGCCGGCGCGTCCCTTCCAGGCGTAG
- a CDS encoding CTP synthase, with protein MPPAAFRNSTTKHIFVTGGVASSLGKGLTASSLGMLLKARGLRVVMQKLDPYLNVDPGTMNPFQHGEVFVTNDGAETDLDIGHYERFLDRDLDGSANVTTGQVYNTVIAKERRGEYLGDTVQVIPHITNEIKHRIRRMATDEVDVVITEVGGTVGDIESLPFLETVRQVRHEVGRDNVFVVHISLLPYIGPSGELKTKPTQHSVAALRNIGIQPDAIVLRCDREVPTAIKRKISLMCDVDEAAVVACPDARSIYDIPKTVHGEGLDAYVVRKLDLPFRDVDWTTWDDLLDRVHNPDHEITLALVGKYIDLPDAYLSVTEALRAGGFANRARVKIKWVTSDDCKTPAGAAQQLGDVDGICIPGGFGDRGVLGKVGAIKYARENKIPLLGLCLGLQCIVIEAARNLADISDANSTEFDPATGHPVISTMAEQLDIVAGEGDMGGTMRLGMYPAKLAEGSIVREVYDGKEYVEERHRHRYEVNNAYRAELEKKAGIQFSGTSPDGKLVEYVEYPRDVHPYLVATQAHPELRSRPTRPHPLFAGLVKASVERKTSK; from the coding sequence ATGCCGCCCGCCGCTTTTCGTAATTCGACGACCAAGCACATCTTCGTCACCGGGGGTGTCGCCTCCTCGCTCGGCAAGGGCCTGACGGCCTCCAGCCTCGGCATGCTGCTCAAGGCCCGCGGTCTGCGCGTCGTGATGCAGAAGCTCGACCCGTATCTGAACGTCGACCCCGGCACGATGAACCCCTTCCAGCACGGTGAGGTGTTCGTCACGAACGACGGCGCCGAGACCGACCTGGACATCGGCCACTACGAGCGTTTCCTCGACCGCGACCTCGACGGCTCCGCCAACGTCACCACGGGTCAGGTGTACAACACCGTGATCGCCAAGGAGCGGCGCGGCGAGTACCTGGGTGACACCGTGCAGGTCATCCCGCACATCACCAACGAGATCAAGCACCGCATCCGCCGCATGGCGACGGACGAGGTCGACGTCGTGATCACCGAGGTCGGCGGCACGGTCGGCGACATCGAGTCGCTGCCGTTCCTGGAGACCGTCCGTCAGGTCCGTCACGAGGTCGGCCGTGACAACGTCTTCGTCGTCCATATCTCGCTCCTGCCGTACATCGGCCCCTCGGGTGAGCTGAAGACGAAGCCCACCCAGCACTCGGTTGCGGCCCTGCGCAACATCGGTATCCAGCCTGACGCGATCGTGCTGCGCTGCGACCGCGAGGTGCCCACCGCGATCAAGCGGAAGATCTCGCTGATGTGCGACGTCGACGAGGCCGCCGTGGTGGCCTGCCCCGACGCCCGCTCGATCTACGACATCCCGAAGACCGTGCACGGCGAGGGTCTGGACGCCTACGTCGTCCGCAAGCTGGACCTGCCCTTCCGTGACGTGGACTGGACGACCTGGGACGACCTGCTCGACCGCGTCCACAACCCCGACCACGAGATCACCCTCGCGCTGGTCGGCAAGTACATCGACCTGCCCGACGCCTACCTGTCGGTCACCGAGGCGCTGCGCGCCGGCGGCTTCGCCAACCGAGCCCGCGTCAAGATCAAGTGGGTCACCTCCGACGACTGCAAGACCCCGGCGGGCGCGGCCCAGCAGCTCGGCGACGTCGACGGCATCTGCATCCCCGGCGGCTTCGGCGACCGCGGTGTGCTCGGCAAGGTCGGCGCGATCAAGTACGCCCGCGAGAACAAGATCCCGCTGCTCGGCCTCTGCCTCGGCCTGCAGTGCATCGTGATCGAGGCCGCGCGCAACCTGGCCGACATCAGCGACGCCAACTCCACCGAGTTCGACCCGGCCACCGGCCACCCCGTCATCTCCACCATGGCCGAGCAGCTCGACATCGTCGCCGGCGAGGGCGACATGGGCGGCACCATGCGGCTCGGCATGTACCCGGCGAAGCTGGCCGAGGGCTCGATCGTGCGCGAGGTCTACGACGGCAAGGAGTACGTCGAGGAGCGCCACCGGCACCGCTACGAGGTGAACAACGCCTACCGCGCCGAGCTGGAGAAGAAGGCGGGCATCCAGTTCTCCGGCACCTCCCCGGACGGCAAGCTCGTCGAGTACGTCGAGTACCCGCGCGACGTCCACCCGTACCTGGTCGCCACGCAGGCCCACCCGGAGCTGCGCTCCCGGCCGACGCGTCCGCACCCGCTGTTCGCCGGGCTCGTCAAGGCCTCGGTCGAGCGGAAGACTTCGAAGTAA